One part of the Esox lucius isolate fEsoLuc1 chromosome 10, fEsoLuc1.pri, whole genome shotgun sequence genome encodes these proteins:
- the gpr186 gene encoding G protein-coupled receptor 186, protein MMTQNVSDLWFEESSGSGMSSSHSLLDQSDPTAVPEASPVSLWGVLLCVSGTLIVSENTIVVAAILATPSLRAPVFLLLASLALADLLAGVALILHFLFLFCLEPNDWSELMTSGLLATSLTASLLSLMGVALDRYLSLSHALTYGSRHSRRCTAGLLVLVWLGSFLIGSGPMLGWHCLDDLTSCSVARPLTRTYLSLLCGGFLLVVMVTLQLYTGICRVARRHAHAIATQRHFLPDDQSYASKHGSRGKGISRLLLVLGVFVSCWMPFALYGLLGDASGSPLYTYATLVPAAGNSMLNPLLYSLRNRDIRKVLLHACCPHRHYAHRPVDV, encoded by the coding sequence ATGATGACCCAGAATGTCTCTGACCTCTGGTTTGAGGAGTCTTCCGGTTCAGGAATGTCTTCATCCCATTCCCTGCTGGACCAATCAGATCCCACAGCAGTGCCTGAGGCCTCTCCTGTCAGCCTATGGGGAGTGTTACTGTGTGTCTCCGGAACTCTAATTGTGTCTGAAAACACCATCGTAGTAGCTGCCATCTTGGCCACGCCTTCTCTTCGCGCTCCTGTCTTCCTTCTACTGGCCAGCCTGGCATTGGCCGATCTGCTGGCGGGTGTGGCCTTGATCCtccacttcctcttcctgttctGTTTAGAGCCTAATGATTGGTCGGAACTGATGACGTCAGGGTTGCTGGCAACATCGCTGACTGCCTCCCTCCTCAGCCTGATGGGCGTGGCCCTGGACCGTTACCTGTCGCTAAGCCATGCCCTCACCTACGGTTCCCGTCACTCACGCCGCTGCACGGCTGGTCTCCTGGTACTCGTCTGGCTTGGGTCGTTTCTGATTGGCTCTGGGCCCATGCTGGGCTGGCACTGCCTCGATGACCTCACATCCTGTTCAGTGGCACGACCTCTGACCCGGACGTACCTCTCACTGCTCTGCGGCGGCTTCCTGCTGGTTGTCATGGTAACGCTGCAGCTGTACACCGGGATCTGCCGTGTCGCCAGGCGGCATGCGCACGCCATCGCCACACAGAGACACTTCCTGCCCGATGACCAATCGTACGCCAGCAAGCACGGGAGCCGCGGGAAGGGAATCTCTCGGCTGCTGTTGGTTCTTGGAGTGTTTGTCAGCTGCTGGATGCCATTCGCCCTCTACGGTTTATTGGGCGATGCGTCCGGCTCGCCCCTGTACACCTATGCTACGCTAGTGCCGGCAGCGGGGAACTCCATGCTCAACCCTCTGCTGTACAGCCTGAGGAACAGAGACATACGGAAGGTGCTTCTGCACGCCTGCTGTCCACACAGACACTATGCCCACAGGCCTGTCGATgtgtag